A window of the Bdellovibrio sp. ZAP7 genome harbors these coding sequences:
- a CDS encoding tyrosine-protein phosphatase gives MKNVFIFLFSLMVFAPAFASDILGPNFHEVDKGNLYRSAQLDPLEFKHYIKKYKIQSIINLRGAEPLSLWWQQELAVSREFGVIHYDIPMTAEEIPHRKNLLKLLDLLNMAPRPILIHCQGGADRSGEASALYQMIYQGKSKEEALKQLTFKYHHVEKFKPAKRYFIEKVWQGEEWAFANYDPCNAKYKYYNKKNVYCRDYSADDLEW, from the coding sequence ATGAAAAATGTATTTATCTTCTTGTTCTCTTTGATGGTTTTCGCGCCGGCTTTTGCCTCTGATATTCTGGGTCCTAACTTCCATGAGGTTGATAAAGGAAACCTTTATCGTTCGGCTCAGTTGGATCCTTTGGAATTCAAACACTACATTAAAAAGTACAAGATCCAATCCATCATCAATTTGCGTGGCGCGGAGCCTCTTTCTTTGTGGTGGCAGCAAGAGCTGGCTGTCAGCAGAGAGTTCGGGGTCATTCACTATGATATCCCGATGACGGCAGAGGAGATTCCTCACCGTAAGAATCTTTTGAAGCTTTTGGATTTGTTGAACATGGCTCCTCGTCCAATTTTGATTCATTGCCAAGGGGGCGCGGATCGTTCGGGTGAGGCGAGTGCGCTTTATCAGATGATTTATCAAGGTAAGAGCAAGGAAGAAGCTTTGAAGCAGCTTACTTTTAAATACCACCACGTTGAGAAATTCAAACCAGCGAAACGCTATTTTATTGAAAAAGTATGGCAGGGCGAGGAGTGGGCGTTTGCTAACTACGATCCATGTAACGCCAAGTACAAGTACTACAATAAAAAGAACGTATATTGCCGCGATTATTCTGCTGACGATTTAGAGTGGTAA
- a CDS encoding dihydrofolate reductase, which translates to MILTHIVACSENRVIGTQGGLPWDLPEDMKFFRDTTKGHIMIMGRKTFDSFNGKALPNRYHIVVTRDPSKQSFQSTEKSPVVFVSSLEEAVAHARPLTAQWGDEVFIIGGGEIYKQAFAKNLTDKVYLTLIHREFPGDTYYPEIDQNLFNLTERRDVELPIPFSFLTYLKK; encoded by the coding sequence ATGATTTTAACCCATATCGTTGCTTGCTCTGAAAATCGCGTGATTGGAACTCAAGGTGGACTCCCATGGGATCTGCCCGAGGATATGAAGTTTTTCAGAGACACTACGAAGGGTCACATTATGATCATGGGTCGCAAGACCTTTGATTCTTTCAATGGCAAAGCGTTGCCGAATCGCTACCACATTGTGGTGACTCGCGATCCCTCCAAACAGTCATTTCAGTCCACTGAAAAAAGCCCGGTGGTTTTTGTATCGAGCCTTGAAGAGGCGGTCGCTCACGCGCGTCCTCTGACAGCACAATGGGGCGATGAAGTTTTCATCATCGGTGGTGGTGAAATCTACAAACAAGCATTTGCTAAAAATCTTACGGATAAAGTCTATCTAACCCTGATCCACCGCGAGTTTCCGGGAGATACTTATTATCCAGAAATTGACCAAAATCTTTTCAATCTCACTGAACGTCGAGACGTGGAATTGCCTATTCCTTTTTCGTTTCTTACGTACCTGAAAAAGTAG
- the dacB gene encoding D-alanyl-D-alanine carboxypeptidase/D-alanyl-D-alanine-endopeptidase, translating to MRHLIFAAAVLFNFSAHAALDAKSAAEEMQSLAKKHKVQLSDVGIYASVGEGENLKVLLDNNGTKMMIPASITKVATASAVLANFPPGHKFKTQIWTTGDIDKKGILKGNVYLKGGGDPSFVSENMWFLVNAFLRNDIKRVEGDIIVDDSLFDKMRYDNSRQKERVDRAYDAPVGAMSFNWNSVNIFVRPGDKAGDDARVYADPENEYIRLVSKAKTTGGSDNKLLADRKEDPKFDGDLLHVGGSIGKNNKEITVFKNITQPDLWSGYNLKSFLAQRNVNVTGAVKSGVTPATATLAAESESKAIEGIVADMNKFSNNYVAEMLTKNMGTLKKEKGVTLADGMVAIQEHMQALQIPKDQYHLESPSGLTRENKMSSFAMWKVLQHLRNDFRVQPEFLQSLPIAGIDGTLKKRMKGTNAERWVRAKTGYINNVVSLAGYAGLEDGTVITFSFIYNGATDEAMVRQYFDNLLKSLIK from the coding sequence ATGCGACATTTGATTTTTGCTGCGGCTGTTTTGTTTAATTTTTCGGCACATGCTGCTTTGGATGCGAAAAGTGCTGCGGAAGAGATGCAAAGTTTGGCCAAGAAGCACAAGGTCCAGCTGTCAGATGTGGGTATATATGCCTCTGTTGGTGAAGGTGAGAACTTGAAGGTTCTGCTCGACAACAATGGCACCAAAATGATGATTCCGGCCTCGATCACGAAAGTCGCGACAGCTTCTGCGGTTTTGGCAAATTTTCCTCCGGGCCACAAATTTAAAACTCAGATTTGGACCACAGGTGATATTGATAAAAAAGGCATTCTTAAAGGGAATGTCTATTTGAAAGGCGGCGGAGACCCCTCTTTCGTTTCTGAAAACATGTGGTTTTTGGTGAATGCGTTCTTGCGTAACGATATTAAAAGGGTTGAGGGAGACATCATCGTCGATGACTCGCTTTTTGATAAAATGCGCTACGATAACAGCCGCCAAAAAGAACGTGTTGATCGCGCCTATGATGCTCCAGTTGGAGCGATGTCTTTCAACTGGAACTCGGTGAATATTTTCGTTCGTCCTGGGGATAAAGCTGGTGACGATGCTCGCGTTTATGCCGATCCAGAAAACGAATACATCCGCTTGGTTTCAAAAGCCAAAACCACAGGCGGTTCTGATAACAAATTGCTCGCAGATCGCAAGGAAGATCCTAAATTCGATGGCGATCTTTTGCATGTGGGCGGCAGTATCGGTAAGAACAACAAAGAGATCACGGTGTTTAAGAACATCACCCAGCCAGACCTTTGGTCAGGTTATAATTTGAAGTCCTTCTTGGCTCAAAGAAACGTCAACGTGACGGGGGCAGTGAAATCCGGCGTCACTCCGGCAACGGCGACACTTGCTGCAGAATCCGAAAGCAAAGCGATCGAAGGCATCGTCGCAGATATGAATAAATTTTCGAATAACTATGTGGCCGAGATGCTGACGAAAAACATGGGCACACTAAAAAAAGAAAAAGGTGTGACGTTAGCTGACGGCATGGTGGCGATTCAAGAACACATGCAAGCTTTGCAAATCCCTAAAGATCAATACCACTTAGAGAGTCCGTCGGGGCTGACGCGTGAAAATAAAATGTCTTCATTTGCGATGTGGAAAGTACTTCAGCATTTGCGCAACGACTTCCGCGTGCAACCTGAATTTCTTCAAAGTCTTCCCATTGCGGGAATAGATGGAACCCTCAAAAAAAGAATGAAGGGAACAAATGCGGAGCGCTGGGTACGTGCTAAAACGGGATACATAAATAATGTGGTTTCTCTAGCGGGTTACGCTGGTCTAGAGGATGGCACAGTTATTACGTTCTCCTTTATATACAATGGCGCAACGGATGAGGCGATGGTTCGACAATATTTTGATAATCTTCTGAAAAGTTTGATAAAATGA
- a CDS encoding TetR/AcrR family transcriptional regulator — MIQSMEKEKAKKTKIIVKAPTQERSRQTVSTILDACSRLLVSEGFYSITTDKIAKEAGVSIGSLYQFFGNKESVVQAVVKNLMEEDKRILSEKMRSIFPLPPEQRVRAMLELAFETYRRQYELRAKLTTIQYYVADAAYISESIRFFQETIKYNLPQVPGKDMEKISYIIVNAFIGLANTMAIDNPNYINDPSILSEMTKLFMKYLDLSVENQG; from the coding sequence ATGATTCAGTCTATGGAAAAAGAAAAAGCGAAGAAAACTAAGATCATAGTGAAGGCGCCCACTCAAGAACGTTCCCGTCAGACAGTATCAACTATTCTGGACGCATGTTCTCGCTTGTTGGTTTCCGAAGGATTCTACTCAATTACAACTGACAAAATTGCGAAAGAAGCCGGCGTCAGTATCGGTTCCTTGTACCAATTCTTTGGCAACAAAGAGTCCGTCGTTCAAGCAGTAGTTAAAAACTTGATGGAAGAAGATAAAAGAATCTTGAGCGAAAAAATGCGCTCTATCTTCCCTCTGCCACCTGAACAAAGAGTTCGTGCCATGTTGGAATTGGCATTTGAAACATACCGCCGCCAATACGAATTGCGCGCGAAACTAACAACGATTCAATATTACGTAGCAGATGCTGCCTATATTTCTGAATCGATCCGATTCTTCCAAGAAACTATCAAATACAATCTTCCGCAAGTTCCGGGAAAAGACATGGAGAAAATCTCCTACATCATCGTGAATGCCTTCATCGGTTTGGCAAACACCATGGCGATCGATAATCCAAACTACATCAACGACCCGTCTATCCTGAGTGAAATGACCAAGTTGTTCATGAAATACCTGGATCTTTCCGTCGAAAACCAAGGCTAA
- the lon gene encoding endopeptidase La, which translates to MSFVSGYLPVIPLRNAVLFPGVSMPLRVGRDRSIQALQKALTNQKWIVLLTQKNPDGTVEKPEDMHTVGTLCKIESHKKEDDGSFTIFVNAHQRIRAREMRFENGIYETLTEGIEDILVADQKTEEALLESLKQIAYDTVDLLGKHMRRVKEWIAEIEELSLLTNVCAAHADFTLAEKQGILETSDVRERALKILDLMKEQKERLKIQIDIRQKLSENINQSQKESILREQMRVIREQLGDEDNNDVADNFRKKILAAGMPDEALALANSQLKRLENMNSASPEYQIIRTHLDLMTDLPWSKSSADQEIDLEKAETILNEDHFGMDKIKKRILQHLAVMKLRKSHQGSILLFVGPPGVGKTSLGKSIARALNKKYVRVALGGVRDDAEIRGHRRTYIGAMPGRIISGIKKAGENDPVFVLDEIDKLSRSFNGDPASALLETLDPEQNNTFQDHYLDTAYDLSKVLFIATANALDTIPGPLLDRMEVIELTGYTIDEKKNIAKRHLWPKQLKEHGIDESQLEITEGALTKMITDYTREAGVRELQRKIATICKFMSLKILKSEGAKLIVDINDLDDIFGAERFSADLTETALPPGVVTGLAWTPVGGDILFIETEEMPGTGQLLLTGQLGEVMQESAKIAMSLLKARLPLMDPTVDFTKKEVHVHVPAGAIPKDGPSAGVTMLTSIASKMLKKPVNPKLAMTGEISLRGSVLPVGGIKEKIIAAHRAGVTEVILCKKNEKDLREVPQEIKSTMQFHFVDNVNDLLKIALEIDFPAYKMSANNTTPLFPRALN; encoded by the coding sequence ATGTCATTCGTATCTGGCTACCTTCCAGTTATTCCGCTAAGAAATGCCGTTCTGTTTCCCGGTGTCAGCATGCCTTTGCGGGTTGGAAGAGACCGCAGTATTCAAGCTTTGCAAAAAGCCCTAACCAATCAAAAGTGGATCGTTTTACTGACGCAGAAAAATCCTGACGGCACTGTGGAAAAGCCAGAGGATATGCATACTGTCGGTACTCTTTGTAAAATTGAATCCCATAAAAAAGAAGATGATGGAAGCTTTACGATATTCGTCAATGCTCATCAGCGCATTCGCGCGCGTGAAATGAGATTTGAAAACGGAATCTATGAGACTTTGACGGAAGGAATTGAAGATATTCTGGTTGCTGATCAGAAGACCGAGGAAGCCTTGCTTGAAAGCCTCAAACAGATCGCTTACGACACCGTTGATTTGCTGGGCAAACACATGCGCCGGGTAAAAGAATGGATCGCAGAGATCGAGGAGTTGTCCCTCCTTACCAATGTTTGTGCGGCTCATGCAGATTTCACCCTTGCTGAAAAGCAGGGGATTCTGGAAACCTCAGATGTACGCGAACGTGCGTTGAAGATTCTGGACCTGATGAAGGAACAAAAAGAACGTCTGAAAATTCAGATCGATATCCGTCAAAAATTAAGTGAGAACATCAATCAAAGCCAGAAAGAAAGCATTTTGCGCGAGCAAATGCGGGTCATTCGCGAACAGTTGGGTGACGAAGACAATAACGATGTTGCGGATAACTTCCGTAAAAAAATTCTTGCGGCGGGAATGCCCGACGAGGCCTTGGCGTTAGCGAATTCCCAGTTGAAGCGCTTGGAAAATATGAACTCAGCATCGCCTGAGTATCAAATCATCCGTACGCATCTGGATTTGATGACCGATTTACCGTGGAGTAAATCTTCGGCGGATCAAGAAATTGATCTGGAGAAAGCCGAAACGATTCTGAACGAGGATCACTTCGGCATGGATAAAATTAAAAAAAGAATCCTGCAGCATTTGGCGGTGATGAAGCTGCGTAAATCGCATCAGGGTTCGATTCTGTTATTCGTAGGCCCTCCGGGAGTAGGTAAAACTTCACTCGGTAAGAGTATTGCGCGCGCACTGAATAAAAAATATGTGCGTGTCGCCTTGGGTGGTGTTCGTGATGATGCGGAAATCCGCGGTCACCGTCGCACTTATATTGGCGCAATGCCGGGTCGAATTATTTCTGGAATTAAGAAAGCCGGTGAAAACGATCCTGTATTTGTACTGGATGAGATCGATAAATTATCGCGCAGCTTTAATGGCGACCCTGCTAGTGCCCTGTTGGAAACTTTGGACCCTGAGCAGAATAATACTTTCCAAGATCACTACCTGGATACGGCATACGATCTTTCAAAGGTGCTATTTATTGCCACAGCGAATGCCCTCGATACAATTCCGGGTCCTCTTTTGGATCGTATGGAAGTGATTGAACTCACGGGCTATACAATTGATGAGAAGAAAAATATCGCGAAACGCCACTTGTGGCCGAAGCAGTTAAAAGAGCATGGTATCGATGAATCCCAATTGGAGATCACTGAAGGTGCCTTGACGAAAATGATCACCGATTACACTCGTGAAGCGGGTGTGCGTGAGCTGCAACGTAAAATCGCGACAATTTGTAAATTTATGAGCTTGAAGATCTTGAAATCTGAAGGTGCAAAATTGATTGTTGATATCAATGATCTGGATGACATCTTTGGTGCGGAAAGATTCTCAGCGGATCTTACGGAAACGGCTTTGCCTCCAGGTGTGGTGACGGGACTTGCATGGACTCCAGTGGGCGGGGATATCCTGTTCATAGAAACGGAAGAAATGCCGGGCACGGGACAGTTGTTGCTGACCGGGCAACTGGGTGAAGTGATGCAGGAATCCGCGAAGATCGCGATGAGTTTATTGAAGGCGCGTTTGCCTTTGATGGACCCAACGGTGGATTTCACTAAAAAAGAAGTTCACGTCCACGTTCCTGCGGGCGCCATCCCGAAAGATGGTCCTTCTGCCGGAGTAACAATGTTGACGTCGATCGCTTCGAAAATGTTGAAGAAACCGGTGAATCCAAAACTGGCGATGACAGGTGAAATCTCCCTTCGCGGAAGTGTTTTACCAGTCGGCGGAATCAAAGAAAAAATCATTGCTGCTCATCGCGCAGGAGTGACTGAAGTGATCTTGTGTAAGAAAAATGAAAAAGACTTACGCGAGGTTCCTCAAGAGATCAAATCAACGATGCAATTCCACTTCGTCGATAACGTAAATGATCTATTGAAGATCGCTTTGGAAATTGACTTCCCGGCTTACAAAATGAGTGCGAACAACACAACGCCCTTATTCCCCAGAGCCCTAAACTAA
- a CDS encoding signal peptidase II: MKKREWLIVILPLVVTWLVDRVTKLWATDITSVKSHGPLHFVLHHNHGAMLGLFSDLPSVLRIVSLSTGGAFLLCTYALIQYMLPIKSLTLRCGLSILIGGILGNVADRIVWGYVVDFIVVGTPTLSSPAFNIADALQWVGYALIVFAIIREGELLWPENNSRKKFWVNLSFQLKYCILMMAVGLSLTLISLVFSYTYLRVTIQELVGNNQFLLNKFLVPYVITFIIICVAFCAITFAVGKVLSHRIAGPIYAFERYLYGIMRGENIPLLKVRKGDEFKELEALAEEITKRLNVIKAERTVNVVEFNDGINPDDKPRQ, translated from the coding sequence ATGAAAAAGCGCGAATGGCTCATTGTTATACTTCCACTTGTTGTGACCTGGTTGGTCGACCGCGTAACTAAATTGTGGGCGACGGATATCACGTCCGTGAAATCCCATGGCCCACTACATTTTGTATTGCACCACAATCACGGCGCAATGCTAGGCCTGTTTTCAGATTTGCCTTCAGTTTTGCGTATCGTTTCTCTTTCAACGGGTGGCGCATTTCTTTTGTGTACCTATGCTCTTATCCAGTACATGTTACCAATTAAGTCCCTGACTTTGCGTTGTGGTCTTTCGATTCTGATCGGTGGGATTTTAGGGAACGTCGCGGATCGTATCGTGTGGGGTTATGTTGTCGACTTTATCGTTGTAGGTACACCTACTCTTTCCAGTCCGGCATTCAATATCGCAGATGCCTTGCAATGGGTCGGTTACGCGCTGATTGTGTTTGCGATCATTCGTGAAGGTGAATTGTTGTGGCCGGAAAACAATTCGCGCAAGAAGTTCTGGGTGAATCTTTCGTTCCAGTTGAAATATTGCATCCTGATGATGGCCGTGGGTTTAAGTCTTACGCTGATCAGCCTGGTGTTCTCTTATACCTATCTGCGAGTGACGATTCAGGAGCTTGTGGGTAATAACCAGTTCCTTTTAAATAAATTCCTGGTCCCTTACGTGATTACGTTCATCATCATCTGCGTGGCGTTCTGTGCTATCACTTTCGCAGTCGGTAAAGTGCTCTCTCACCGTATTGCAGGGCCGATCTATGCCTTTGAAAGATATCTGTACGGCATTATGAGAGGCGAAAACATCCCGCTTTTGAAAGTTCGTAAAGGCGACGAGTTCAAAGAACTTGAAGCCCTGGCCGAAGAAATCACCAAGCGCTTAAACGTCATCAAAGCCGAGCGCACCGTTAATGTCGTAGAATTCAACGACGGCATAAATCCCGACGACAAGCCAAGACAATAA
- a CDS encoding PilZ domain-containing protein, translating to MSSKRFQTKEQAKLEVYGHIGKSGAQMRNLSATGAYLEVKTGDYVPQKGDLLNLTVELESLKRVYNVAAEVVWSKGLGLGICFIHKDDILERMMAKAGVF from the coding sequence ATGAGCTCCAAACGCTTTCAAACGAAAGAACAAGCCAAGCTTGAGGTTTACGGTCACATCGGTAAATCCGGTGCGCAGATGCGAAACCTGTCGGCTACGGGAGCTTATCTCGAAGTTAAAACCGGTGATTATGTTCCGCAGAAAGGCGACCTGCTAAACCTTACTGTTGAGTTAGAATCATTAAAACGCGTTTATAATGTCGCGGCAGAAGTCGTTTGGAGCAAAGGTTTGGGACTTGGCATATGTTTCATTCACAAAGACGACATCCTGGAAAGAATGATGGCCAAGGCTGGCGTTTTTTAA
- the murB gene encoding UDP-N-acetylmuramate dehydrogenase, producing the protein MQLHAQHDLSTLNTLGLKSTAELYTELHSIIDVHALLKDEPLKKITWRILGGGSNLVLPAKVGGLTIRLANKGRELVHEDESAWFVKAQAGEIWNDFVRWTLDMGFWGLENLSLIPGTVGASPIQNIGAYGVEVKDSIFEVTCVELATGELKYFSNSECRFSYRDSFFKQEGAGKYLIWEVTFRLPKQNKLNLEYGDVRKELERQGLEANPRNVSKVVCEIRSSKLPDPEVIGNAGSFFKNPIVPVAVRDQLIQKYPTLVSFPYADGKVKLAAGWLIDQAGWKGKQIGPVGMFEKQALVLVNHGGANADDVWTTATQVCADVKARFGVELEPEPIRW; encoded by the coding sequence ATGCAACTTCACGCACAACATGATCTCAGTACGTTAAACACCCTGGGTTTAAAATCCACGGCGGAGCTCTATACAGAGTTGCATTCCATTATCGATGTCCACGCACTCCTTAAAGACGAACCTTTAAAAAAAATCACCTGGCGCATCCTGGGTGGCGGTTCGAATTTAGTTCTGCCAGCCAAAGTCGGCGGTCTAACAATTCGCTTAGCCAACAAGGGCCGTGAATTAGTTCACGAAGATGAAAGTGCCTGGTTCGTCAAAGCTCAAGCCGGAGAAATCTGGAATGACTTTGTTCGATGGACCTTGGACATGGGTTTTTGGGGTTTGGAAAATCTATCATTGATTCCGGGCACGGTAGGCGCCTCTCCGATTCAAAACATCGGTGCTTACGGAGTGGAAGTAAAAGACTCCATTTTCGAAGTAACGTGTGTGGAACTGGCTACGGGCGAGCTTAAATATTTCAGTAATTCAGAATGCCGTTTTTCTTACCGCGACAGTTTCTTTAAACAAGAAGGCGCCGGGAAGTATTTAATTTGGGAAGTAACGTTCCGCCTGCCTAAGCAGAATAAATTAAATTTGGAATACGGTGACGTTCGCAAAGAATTGGAACGTCAGGGTTTGGAAGCAAATCCACGCAACGTCTCTAAGGTCGTTTGTGAAATCAGATCCAGCAAACTCCCTGATCCCGAAGTGATCGGCAACGCTGGAAGCTTTTTTAAAAATCCTATCGTTCCTGTAGCCGTTCGCGATCAGTTGATTCAGAAATATCCAACTCTGGTGAGCTTTCCTTATGCCGATGGCAAAGTGAAATTAGCAGCGGGTTGGTTGATTGATCAAGCTGGCTGGAAGGGCAAACAAATTGGCCCGGTAGGTATGTTTGAAAAGCAGGCGCTGGTATTGGTCAATCACGGTGGTGCAAATGCCGATGACGTTTGGACCACAGCGACCCAAGTCTGCGCGGACGTAAAAGCCCGCTTCGGAGTCGAACTGGAACCTGAACCTATTCGTTGGTAG
- a CDS encoding thymidylate synthase encodes MKQYHDLMKFVLENGTKKEDRTGTGTISTFGYQMRFDLQKGFPLLTTKKLHTRSIFHELLWFLKGETNIQYLKDNKVTIWDEWADENGNLGPVYGKQWRSWETADGRTIDQITNVVEQIKKNPDSRRLLVIAFNPGDVEKMALPPCHAFFQFYVANGKLSCQLYQRSADIFLGVPFNIASYALLVHMIAQVCNLQVGDFVHTLGDAHIYSNHLEQVQLQLSREERPLPQLKLNPDVKNLFDFKYEDIEIVGYDPHPAIKAPVAV; translated from the coding sequence ATGAAGCAGTATCATGATTTAATGAAATTCGTTTTAGAGAACGGAACCAAGAAAGAAGACCGTACCGGTACAGGTACGATTTCGACATTCGGTTATCAGATGCGCTTCGATTTGCAAAAAGGCTTTCCTCTTTTGACGACAAAAAAGCTGCATACACGTTCGATCTTTCACGAGCTTTTGTGGTTCCTAAAAGGTGAAACAAACATTCAATATCTAAAAGACAATAAAGTAACAATCTGGGACGAGTGGGCTGATGAAAATGGCAACTTGGGTCCGGTGTATGGCAAGCAATGGAGATCTTGGGAAACTGCTGATGGTCGTACAATCGATCAGATCACGAACGTGGTTGAGCAAATCAAAAAGAATCCTGACTCTCGCCGCCTGTTGGTGATCGCTTTCAATCCTGGTGATGTTGAAAAAATGGCCTTGCCACCGTGTCATGCGTTCTTCCAATTTTACGTGGCGAACGGAAAACTTTCTTGTCAGCTTTACCAACGAAGTGCCGACATTTTCTTAGGCGTCCCATTCAATATCGCAAGCTACGCTTTGCTGGTGCATATGATTGCACAAGTTTGCAATTTGCAAGTGGGCGACTTTGTTCACACCCTTGGTGATGCGCATATTTATTCCAACCACTTGGAACAAGTTCAATTGCAACTGTCCCGCGAAGAAAGACCTTTGCCACAATTGAAACTTAATCCTGACGTAAAAAATCTTTTCGATTTCAAATACGAAGATATCGAAATCGTTGGTTACGATCCGCACCCTGCAATCAAAGCCCCGGTGGCAGTATGA
- a CDS encoding exonuclease domain-containing protein: MNLELPLDEYTYIAFDTETSGAYPVGYDIVEFGAVKYFKGQEVDRLQFLLKPRELMSDYIIGIHGITNMMVADAPLMGDKIHQIHEFFKGSVVMAHHAPFDLGFLSIDFEKAGLSLPTEPALCTSLLSRKWIHGVENHKLQTLIKHLNIDGGQAHRAYDDAKACLYVGLECFKKMGDGATLEQAIKSQGKKLWWKDYAMHTVNDTNLKTMIESIHTKKDLDLVYDGGSAKGETRRVSPIGIVRNPDGDYLMALCQRENTNKRYYLSRIKDVGIVY, from the coding sequence AGCGGGGCTTACCCAGTAGGCTATGACATCGTCGAGTTCGGAGCGGTTAAGTACTTTAAAGGTCAGGAAGTGGATCGCCTACAGTTTCTTTTGAAACCCCGCGAATTGATGAGCGACTATATCATTGGCATTCACGGTATCACTAATATGATGGTGGCGGATGCACCACTGATGGGTGATAAAATTCATCAAATCCACGAGTTCTTTAAGGGCTCTGTGGTCATGGCTCACCATGCTCCTTTTGATTTGGGATTTCTTTCTATTGATTTTGAAAAAGCAGGTTTGTCTTTGCCGACAGAACCCGCTCTTTGCACCAGCCTTCTTTCGCGTAAATGGATTCATGGTGTTGAAAATCACAAACTGCAAACATTGATCAAGCATTTGAACATTGATGGTGGTCAGGCACATCGTGCCTACGATGATGCGAAAGCTTGTCTGTACGTGGGCTTGGAATGTTTCAAAAAAATGGGTGATGGTGCCACTCTTGAACAAGCTATCAAAAGTCAGGGTAAGAAGTTATGGTGGAAAGATTATGCTATGCACACCGTAAATGACACCAACCTAAAGACGATGATCGAATCCATTCACACCAAAAAAGATTTGGACCTCGTATATGATGGAGGCTCAGCTAAGGGTGAAACGCGCCGTGTGAGCCCGATTGGAATCGTTCGTAATCCAGATGGCGACTATCTTATGGCCCTTTGTCAGAGAGAAAATACCAATAAACGATATTATCTGTCTCGCATCAAAGATGTGGGGATTGTTTATTAA
- a CDS encoding lytic transglycosylase domain-containing protein, with protein MIKKRTPEGIILVKNFVVLLLATALIAPAAYAQDVGDIIPNMVPQVLPESRTWRPPVYKNQDNALGYSSKAFATPKGMEKQVQFWVDVYSKYTSEQGILHDSDNVEKIYQIVDLKGLKTDRERQKKIDIVKKEISEKLNLNKEQRSNLRFQLGQKDRMQTAIFYSGRYIEDMEKIFRENKLPVELVRLVFVESSFNINARSKVGASGMWQIMPYTARPYRMISSSVDKRNHPMEATKFAARLLRSNYNMLESWPLAVTGYNHGPTGVAKMTKKYKSRDLSYLVDNVSSRQSFGFASRNFYACFLAALEVERNANTYFGGVLWSKQLDSQDLKLPKAIKYKDLVKWFDGDHQKAQVFNPHLTYQVIKKGMAIPTKTIVALPKDKYNIALISLAHKGRTIASDKN; from the coding sequence ATGATTAAGAAGAGAACACCAGAGGGGATCATTCTCGTGAAGAACTTTGTCGTTTTATTATTAGCCACCGCTTTAATAGCACCTGCTGCTTATGCGCAGGATGTGGGCGACATCATTCCAAACATGGTTCCCCAAGTTTTGCCAGAAAGTCGCACTTGGCGACCTCCAGTTTATAAGAATCAGGATAATGCCCTCGGTTATAGTTCCAAAGCTTTCGCTACTCCTAAAGGAATGGAAAAACAGGTGCAGTTCTGGGTCGACGTTTATTCTAAATATACGTCCGAGCAGGGGATTCTGCATGATTCCGATAATGTCGAAAAAATCTATCAGATCGTTGATTTGAAGGGTTTGAAAACAGATCGCGAAAGACAAAAGAAAATCGATATTGTTAAAAAAGAAATCAGCGAGAAATTGAACCTCAATAAAGAGCAACGCAGTAATCTGCGCTTTCAATTGGGTCAAAAGGATCGCATGCAAACGGCGATTTTTTATTCGGGTCGTTATATTGAAGACATGGAAAAGATTTTCCGCGAAAACAAGCTGCCAGTGGAATTGGTTCGCCTGGTCTTTGTTGAAAGCTCTTTCAACATCAATGCAAGATCCAAAGTTGGTGCCAGTGGAATGTGGCAAATTATGCCATACACAGCTCGCCCTTATCGCATGATTTCTTCGTCTGTGGATAAAAGAAATCATCCGATGGAAGCCACTAAATTTGCGGCACGACTTTTACGCTCAAATTACAACATGCTAGAGTCTTGGCCGCTGGCAGTGACTGGTTACAATCACGGTCCGACGGGTGTGGCTAAGATGACAAAGAAGTATAAGTCCCGAGATTTATCATATTTGGTGGATAATGTTTCTTCCCGTCAAAGCTTCGGTTTCGCCTCTCGAAATTTCTATGCCTGCTTCTTGGCGGCTTTGGAAGTTGAAAGAAATGCGAACACCTATTTCGGTGGAGTACTGTGGTCGAAACAATTGGATTCCCAAGATCTGAAACTTCCCAAAGCGATCAAATATAAAGATCTGGTGAAGTGGTTCGATGGCGATCACCAAAAGGCCCAAGTGTTCAATCCACATTTAACTTATCAAGTAATTAAGAAGGGGATGGCGATTCCGACGAAAACTATCGTCGCTCTTCCAAAAGATAAATATAACATTGCTTTGATCTCGCTCGCCCACAAGGGTCGTACGATCGCTTCCGACAAAAACTAG